Proteins encoded together in one Nitrosopumilus sp. window:
- a CDS encoding cell division protein FtsZ has product MSFQVKEPVLVIGLGGVGSKLANDAKNTLNSDCLVISNDKKDFPTEGSSIHVTTGSVVNPSVQLIRGSTYNVADEIKSKISGYSTVILMSNLAGKAGSAMAPVVSEICKEEDASLISFAIMPFKYEKDRIFNSGVSLKRVRENSECTIVLDNDSMLESNPDLSPKACYSIANSAVMHVIKSLEASEIASQTNILSTSKDGQNMEDSLRDSLKMLYGNAPPNSIKRSMLYVVGGSNIPVGVINAITNLTAGIVSESNSQIDMTSNVEDSKVVMLSSIQGMTKFDNYDPLGMIPQENTLDWKTPDCSIDCELDLYQLE; this is encoded by the coding sequence ATGAGTTTCCAAGTAAAAGAACCAGTTTTAGTCATAGGCCTAGGAGGCGTAGGCTCAAAATTGGCAAATGATGCAAAAAATACACTAAACTCAGATTGCCTTGTTATTAGTAATGACAAAAAGGATTTTCCTACAGAGGGTTCATCCATACATGTAACAACAGGTTCTGTTGTTAATCCATCTGTTCAATTAATCAGAGGCTCAACTTACAATGTTGCAGACGAGATTAAATCAAAAATTTCAGGTTATTCTACAGTTATCTTGATGAGTAATTTAGCAGGTAAAGCAGGCTCAGCCATGGCACCTGTTGTATCAGAAATATGCAAAGAGGAAGATGCAAGCCTAATCTCCTTTGCAATTATGCCTTTCAAATATGAAAAAGACAGAATTTTCAATTCAGGAGTTTCTCTAAAACGAGTTAGAGAGAATTCAGAATGTACAATAGTTCTTGATAATGATTCAATGTTAGAAAGTAACCCAGATTTGAGTCCTAAAGCATGTTATAGTATTGCAAATTCTGCAGTAATGCACGTAATAAAATCACTTGAAGCATCTGAAATTGCTTCTCAAACAAACATTCTATCAACAAGCAAAGATGGACAGAACATGGAAGACTCTCTTAGAGATTCACTAAAAATGTTATATGGTAATGCCCCACCAAATTCTATAAAACGTTCAATGTTGTATGTGGTAGGAGGAAGCAATATTCCAGTAGGAGTTATCAATGCAATTACAAATCTTACAGCAGGGATTGTCAGTGAAAGTAATTCTCAAATCGATATGACTTCAAATGTAGAAGATTCTAAAGTTGTTATGTTATCATCAATTCAAGGTATGACAAAGTTCGATAATTATGATCCATTAGGAATGATTCCTCAAGAAAATACACTGGATTGGAAAACACCTGATTGTAGTATCGATTGTGAACTAGATTTGTATCAATTAGAATAA